One segment of Desulfovibrio sp. JC010 DNA contains the following:
- a CDS encoding FkbM family methyltransferase, which yields MSNQTIVVDENNLEELKRIGSRKRYGDWHVKFYNLNIFCHDLLALHIAIKDIFIQRIYDFSSDKDSPVVIDGGSHIGLFSLYAKLKYPKANIIAFEPDENNLKLLMKNLFSNGFKDVQVVPAGLYESDGELAFSSTPNDGSNLFATETNTVVKVVKLSPYLKTHVDILKLNIEGAEWGVLKEAGNLLRNVKEIIMEYHGFPELGQSLHNILALLDSSGFRYAMHDFDSMTNPATKPPMNLSATTRFYQLVKGVRLDDAGTAKNTYKGVGDVLRHEPISRSFGLDLGTSVCRYYINAFLKSCTPLIHGRALEIAENTYTMQFGSGVTQSDILHVQPTSNATIVGNLETGENIPENAFDCIILTQTIQCIADYQSVLENCYRALKKGGALILTATGLGQISRYDMDRWGEYWRFTDKCLHMLLEKLFSDGEVRVKAYGNLSAAKAYLDGMPAEYFPDWLLDKEDNDYQVLVTGIAVKGKARLEDSSRAPDSIKVQKADPRILMYHRVDTDEIDAQLLCVEPENFDRQLAYLAANRKVLPLTELVDSIESGAPLENCVAITFDDGYADNLLQALPLLEKHQIHATVFVCTGNLGAQGGFWGDKVEYIFLSGLDLPDKLELTPLERSWHLDSPASRIKAHDDIRTLLRQSPPSTINSVLDELCLWAGISDDEHLMRPILSEEELQKLAESPYIEIGAHAMSHANLATMPPSLQRAEIKGSKLLLESITGKKVDLFAYPYGSKDSFNAETRGILKTEGFKAAVAVTQSDLSENVDMQALPRRVVRNWDGNIFADWMENDPVPHDQATMNGRQENLFIKLDAQKRIKSAEDPNKGLRLLYINTHDVAGGAAKSTCRLADIQRQKGHRADILVGNKLSNLPGVHAFHPEPDLSMAAKCSAEGLQFYEFQGSHKLVSHHLVKKADVINVQNLHGHYFNPYSVALLSNFRPIVWTLRDMQSFTGHCAHAFECEKWMHGCGDCPGLSIEPALHVDSTARLWRNKKQIYDNSNLVIVCPSQWMKDKVENSILAGHQIELIYNGVDTEIFQPHDKDAARKEFGLPEKGILVGAVAHGGSLTNQWKGGHFTLQALEELQTVFPDLYFINIGCKEGGRVKDKNIVNIPHISDEATLARLYSALDLYLYTPLADTCPLVVIEALSCGLPVVSFATGGVPNLVRQGVDGFVTPVKDVRALVKAATALIRQPELRKQFALEARKGVLERFRIEDMAAKFDEVYRKAIIRFWRGHAQRKPIDITDFPPEILTDNFLKSIQQVWYK from the coding sequence ATGTCAAACCAAACTATTGTTGTTGATGAAAACAATCTTGAAGAATTAAAACGCATAGGCTCCCGAAAAAGATACGGAGACTGGCACGTTAAATTTTATAATCTGAACATCTTCTGCCATGACCTGCTGGCGTTACACATTGCAATAAAAGACATCTTCATCCAACGAATATATGATTTCAGCAGCGACAAAGACTCACCAGTAGTCATTGACGGAGGCTCCCACATTGGCCTGTTCTCCCTTTATGCAAAACTGAAATACCCAAAAGCAAATATTATTGCATTTGAGCCTGATGAGAACAACTTGAAACTGCTCATGAAAAACCTGTTCTCCAATGGTTTTAAAGATGTACAGGTGGTTCCGGCAGGCCTTTATGAATCTGACGGAGAACTGGCCTTTAGCAGCACCCCTAATGACGGAAGCAACCTATTTGCGACTGAAACAAACACAGTCGTTAAGGTGGTAAAACTCAGCCCCTATCTCAAAACCCACGTAGATATTTTAAAATTAAATATCGAAGGAGCTGAATGGGGAGTACTAAAAGAAGCTGGGAACCTACTCCGAAATGTCAAAGAAATTATCATGGAATATCATGGGTTTCCCGAATTAGGACAATCATTGCATAACATTCTGGCTCTGCTTGACAGCTCCGGCTTCAGATATGCGATGCATGATTTTGATTCCATGACCAACCCGGCGACCAAACCGCCCATGAATCTATCTGCCACGACTAGATTTTATCAACTGGTCAAGGGAGTCCGGCTGGATGACGCCGGCACAGCAAAAAACACTTACAAAGGCGTAGGCGACGTACTCCGGCATGAACCTATAAGTCGGTCCTTCGGTCTCGATCTGGGGACCTCCGTCTGCCGATATTATATCAACGCTTTTCTCAAGTCCTGCACCCCCCTGATTCACGGCAGGGCTTTGGAGATTGCCGAGAACACATATACAATGCAGTTTGGCAGCGGAGTGACCCAAAGCGACATTCTCCACGTCCAACCCACCTCAAATGCAACGATTGTAGGAAATCTGGAAACAGGCGAAAATATACCTGAAAATGCTTTCGATTGTATTATCCTGACCCAGACCATCCAATGCATCGCCGATTACCAGTCCGTGCTGGAGAATTGCTACCGAGCCTTAAAGAAGGGCGGAGCTCTTATCCTCACAGCCACCGGGCTTGGACAGATTTCACGCTACGATATGGACCGCTGGGGAGAATACTGGCGCTTCACTGACAAATGCCTCCACATGCTGCTGGAAAAGCTTTTCAGCGACGGCGAGGTCAGGGTGAAAGCATACGGCAACCTCTCTGCTGCAAAAGCCTACCTTGACGGTATGCCTGCGGAATATTTTCCGGATTGGCTGCTCGACAAAGAGGACAATGACTATCAGGTGCTGGTGACCGGAATTGCCGTAAAAGGCAAAGCTCGCCTAGAGGATTCATCACGGGCTCCCGACTCAATAAAAGTTCAAAAAGCAGACCCGAGAATACTTATGTACCACCGGGTTGATACGGATGAGATTGATGCGCAGCTGCTCTGTGTTGAACCGGAAAATTTTGACCGACAGCTGGCTTATCTGGCCGCCAATAGAAAAGTCCTGCCTCTGACGGAATTGGTCGATTCAATTGAATCAGGCGCACCGCTGGAGAATTGCGTAGCCATTACCTTTGATGACGGATATGCCGACAATCTGCTACAGGCTCTTCCTCTGCTGGAAAAGCATCAAATCCATGCGACTGTTTTTGTCTGCACCGGAAACCTTGGCGCACAGGGAGGATTCTGGGGGGATAAAGTTGAATATATTTTTCTGTCAGGGCTTGATCTTCCTGACAAACTTGAACTCACTCCCCTTGAGCGCAGCTGGCATTTGGATTCACCAGCCTCCAGAATAAAAGCCCATGACGATATCCGCACGCTGTTACGCCAGTCTCCTCCGTCTACAATCAATTCTGTATTGGATGAGCTATGTCTCTGGGCCGGAATATCTGATGACGAACATCTGATGCGTCCGATTCTGTCGGAAGAGGAACTTCAAAAGCTGGCTGAGTCTCCGTATATTGAGATCGGAGCCCACGCCATGAGTCATGCCAATCTGGCGACAATGCCGCCATCTCTTCAGCGAGCTGAAATAAAAGGCTCAAAACTGCTGCTGGAATCAATTACCGGTAAAAAAGTGGACCTGTTTGCTTATCCGTACGGAAGCAAAGACAGCTTCAACGCAGAGACACGGGGGATCCTCAAAACTGAAGGTTTTAAAGCGGCGGTAGCTGTTACCCAGAGTGACCTTTCAGAAAATGTGGACATGCAGGCTCTACCCCGAAGGGTTGTCCGCAACTGGGATGGAAACATTTTTGCAGATTGGATGGAAAACGATCCTGTTCCGCATGATCAGGCGACCATGAATGGTCGGCAGGAAAATCTTTTTATAAAACTTGATGCCCAAAAACGTATTAAATCCGCTGAAGATCCGAACAAAGGATTGCGGCTGCTTTATATCAACACCCATGATGTTGCAGGCGGGGCAGCTAAATCAACATGCCGTTTAGCTGATATTCAACGCCAAAAAGGCCACCGGGCTGATATTCTTGTGGGCAACAAGCTTAGCAATCTCCCGGGAGTTCATGCCTTTCATCCCGAGCCGGATTTGTCCATGGCGGCAAAATGTTCGGCTGAAGGGCTTCAATTTTATGAATTTCAGGGCAGCCACAAGCTGGTCTCACACCATCTTGTAAAAAAAGCCGATGTAATAAATGTGCAGAATCTGCACGGGCACTACTTCAACCCATACAGTGTTGCCCTGCTTTCCAATTTCCGCCCGATCGTCTGGACGCTGCGAGACATGCAATCATTCACCGGCCATTGCGCGCATGCATTTGAATGCGAAAAATGGATGCACGGATGCGGAGACTGCCCGGGTTTATCCATCGAACCGGCCCTTCATGTGGACAGCACTGCGAGATTATGGCGCAACAAGAAACAGATTTACGATAATTCCAATCTTGTAATTGTTTGCCCCAGCCAATGGATGAAAGACAAGGTTGAGAACAGCATCCTAGCCGGACATCAGATTGAGCTGATATACAACGGTGTTGATACGGAAATTTTCCAGCCTCACGACAAAGACGCAGCCCGTAAAGAGTTCGGTCTTCCGGAAAAAGGAATTCTGGTAGGGGCTGTGGCCCACGGCGGAAGTCTTACCAACCAGTGGAAAGGCGGCCATTTCACTTTGCAGGCCCTTGAAGAACTGCAAACCGTTTTCCCTGATTTGTATTTTATCAATATCGGCTGCAAGGAAGGCGGCAGAGTCAAGGACAAGAACATTGTCAACATTCCGCATATCTCCGACGAAGCAACGCTGGCCCGACTTTATTCCGCTTTGGATTTATACCTGTATACTCCTCTTGCAGATACCTGTCCCCTTGTTGTGATCGAAGCCCTGTCCTGCGGACTCCCGGTTGTCTCTTTTGCCACAGGCGGGGTTCCGAACCTTGTTCGTCAGGGCGTAGACGGTTTTGTTACTCCGGTAAAAGATGTCCGTGCACTTGTTAAAGCCGCCACTGCCTTAATAAGACAGCCGGAACTGAGAAAACAATTTGCCCTCGAAGCCAGAAAGGGTGTTTTGGAACGCTTCAGAATTGAAGATATGGCGGCAAAATTTGACGAAGTTTACCGCAAAGCAATCATCAGGTTCTGGCGCGGACATGCTCAACGCAAACCGATAGATATAACTGACTTTCCTCCTGAAATTTTGACTGATAATTTTCTGAAGTCGATACAGCAGGTCTGGTATAAATAA
- a CDS encoding FkbM family methyltransferase codes for MKHCQFTYRGHELEAFVPDQEIFRIDSVFGQEEYRLPVVAENIQNIWDVGANIGLTTLYFKILFPDAVVHSFEPCPGSLELLKKNTASLQGVTVHGYGLSDKNTTAKLHIHNSNSGQNSIHFSGDGYDDEVDIELKHSGEVAEQLGTQPIDILKIDTEGCEVEVLQALAPYLGQVRYVMLESHSPKQLKAICVILKGFDLIEDLAHKPGFGTYKFKHK; via the coding sequence ATGAAACATTGTCAATTTACATATCGCGGTCACGAACTGGAAGCGTTTGTTCCGGATCAGGAAATATTTCGGATTGATAGCGTATTTGGTCAGGAAGAATACCGTCTGCCTGTAGTCGCTGAAAATATCCAGAATATATGGGACGTGGGGGCGAATATCGGCCTTACTACTCTTTATTTTAAAATTCTTTTTCCTGATGCTGTGGTGCACAGTTTTGAACCCTGCCCCGGTTCTCTGGAATTGTTGAAGAAAAATACAGCCTCCCTTCAGGGGGTAACGGTTCATGGCTACGGGCTTTCAGATAAGAATACCACGGCCAAACTGCATATCCACAACTCCAATTCCGGGCAGAACTCGATCCATTTCAGCGGAGATGGATATGACGACGAAGTTGACATCGAGCTGAAGCATTCCGGTGAAGTTGCTGAGCAGCTTGGTACTCAGCCCATAGATATTCTTAAGATAGATACAGAGGGGTGTGAAGTGGAAGTTCTGCAGGCACTCGCTCCTTATCTGGGGCAGGTTCGCTATGTCATGCTGGAATCGCACTCCCCGAAGCAGCTCAAGGCTATTTGTGTTATTCTTAAGGGTTTTGACTTGATTGAAGATCTCGCCCACAAACCCGGATTCGGGACATATAAATTCAAGCACAAATAA
- a CDS encoding glycosyltransferase — translation MSVSLSWLNAVRNAGWSEDRPLRLHLGCGEQKLSGYINIDFPVQEHNIQRNPAADLFADLRLIDFPDESVDEVRLHHVFEHFDRQSALALLVRWHRWLKVGGRVVIETPDMRESAIQLTSTLPFQTRQAILRHVFGSHEADWALHLDGWDAEKFRLTLEALGFAVNCIEEKWDRPPYLANVTAVGEKQKTFKQHQLLVAAREILSWSLVDQSPCETKKLDYWHEEFARKLHESAPPEGMEPVAESSVGQEKVQAPPCIAVIFSKDRAMQLEAGLRSLFDHCTDPQQLLVRVVFTTSEQKYADQYEALTTEYPEVEFMREQDFREDTLKGCSGGELILFLVDDNIFVRDFSIAEISEALSTYPESIGYSLRLGRNINWHYPTGTPQEQPQFHSAGQGMVMVDWRSSKGYFGYPLEVSSSIFRTDGILPLLHQLAFRNPNELEAALDSAKGLFVEKRPGLLFPEASAAFCNPLNLVQSEYDNRYADDEQTTEELAELFGQGKRIDVAAFYGFQPTGCHQEVQFAYVDGNERGDHSEGIAPFISVCIPTYNRADMVGDAIKSILAQFYDNLEIVIVDDGSTDDSESVIKAFNDQRIRYIRQENMGRPGARNRCVKEASGDYILWLDSDDALVSGVIGKYVKLLNRHPDVEIVYGDLLSTDVKLNPLQLEKYEDWYKRGGELTSALAFANVLPNPGTLVKKDLFQLYGDFDSIFHCAQDYEWFSRLAGKVEFKHVGSKVCLWRHHGSGRATTGAHIHLDALIVERLLESHGLRALCPDVGWGKVPENTAEAVALTRFATRFFELNAPHKAIDCLKQALMRSPGAEVEKQISQILALIEQVQKSQTP, via the coding sequence ATGTCCGTATCATTGTCTTGGCTGAATGCGGTACGAAACGCAGGGTGGTCCGAAGACCGGCCCCTCAGACTTCATCTGGGTTGCGGGGAGCAGAAGCTTTCAGGATACATTAATATCGATTTTCCGGTTCAGGAACACAATATCCAGCGCAACCCGGCGGCCGATCTTTTTGCAGATCTCCGGTTGATCGATTTCCCGGATGAAAGTGTTGATGAAGTCCGCCTGCATCATGTTTTTGAGCATTTTGACCGTCAAAGCGCACTGGCCCTTCTTGTTCGCTGGCATCGCTGGCTTAAGGTCGGCGGCAGGGTGGTCATTGAAACTCCTGATATGCGCGAATCCGCCATTCAGCTTACATCTACGCTTCCTTTTCAGACACGGCAGGCAATCCTCAGGCATGTTTTCGGCTCCCACGAAGCAGACTGGGCACTGCATCTTGACGGCTGGGATGCGGAAAAATTCCGGCTTACCCTCGAAGCTCTCGGCTTTGCCGTAAACTGCATCGAAGAAAAATGGGACAGACCTCCCTATCTGGCAAATGTCACCGCCGTCGGGGAAAAGCAGAAGACATTCAAGCAGCATCAACTGCTTGTCGCTGCCCGCGAAATTCTTTCATGGTCCCTTGTGGACCAGAGTCCGTGCGAAACCAAGAAGCTCGATTACTGGCATGAGGAATTTGCCAGAAAATTGCATGAATCCGCTCCCCCTGAAGGAATGGAGCCCGTTGCGGAATCCTCCGTTGGTCAGGAGAAGGTGCAAGCTCCGCCCTGCATTGCCGTTATTTTCAGTAAGGACCGGGCCATGCAGCTCGAAGCGGGACTGAGGTCTTTGTTTGACCACTGCACCGACCCGCAGCAGCTTTTGGTGCGGGTGGTTTTTACGACCTCAGAGCAGAAATACGCGGATCAATATGAAGCTCTGACCACTGAATATCCTGAAGTTGAATTCATGCGTGAGCAGGATTTCAGGGAAGATACGCTCAAAGGCTGTTCGGGCGGGGAGCTGATACTCTTTCTGGTGGACGATAATATTTTTGTCCGTGATTTCAGCATCGCGGAAATTAGTGAGGCTTTGTCCACCTACCCGGAATCCATTGGATACTCGCTGCGCCTCGGCAGGAACATCAATTGGCATTATCCCACCGGGACTCCGCAGGAACAGCCTCAGTTTCACAGCGCGGGGCAGGGCATGGTTATGGTGGATTGGCGGAGTTCAAAGGGGTATTTCGGCTATCCTCTTGAGGTTTCAAGTTCCATCTTCCGCACTGATGGGATCCTCCCGCTCCTGCACCAGCTTGCGTTCAGAAATCCCAATGAGCTTGAAGCCGCTTTGGATTCAGCTAAAGGGCTGTTTGTGGAAAAACGTCCGGGTTTGCTCTTCCCTGAAGCGTCTGCAGCATTCTGCAATCCGCTCAACCTTGTGCAGAGCGAATATGATAACAGGTATGCCGATGACGAGCAGACTACCGAAGAACTGGCTGAATTATTCGGGCAGGGCAAGCGCATTGATGTTGCCGCTTTTTACGGATTTCAGCCCACTGGCTGCCATCAGGAAGTCCAGTTTGCCTACGTGGACGGAAACGAACGGGGTGATCATAGTGAAGGAATTGCCCCTTTTATTTCGGTCTGCATTCCGACATACAACAGGGCGGATATGGTCGGTGATGCGATTAAATCCATCCTTGCCCAGTTTTATGATAATCTGGAAATCGTGATTGTGGACGATGGGTCCACAGACGATAGTGAATCAGTCATAAAAGCGTTTAATGACCAACGCATCCGTTACATCCGGCAGGAAAACATGGGGCGTCCCGGAGCACGCAACCGCTGCGTCAAAGAGGCTTCCGGGGATTATATTCTCTGGCTGGATTCGGATGATGCTCTTGTTTCCGGTGTCATCGGTAAATATGTAAAGCTTCTCAACAGGCATCCTGATGTGGAGATAGTCTACGGCGATCTTCTTTCGACAGATGTAAAGCTCAATCCCCTCCAGCTTGAAAAGTATGAGGACTGGTACAAAAGGGGCGGGGAACTGACATCCGCACTGGCCTTTGCCAACGTGCTGCCCAATCCGGGGACGCTGGTGAAAAAAGATTTGTTCCAGCTTTACGGGGATTTTGATTCAATTTTTCATTGCGCGCAGGATTATGAATGGTTTTCCCGTCTGGCGGGCAAGGTCGAGTTTAAGCATGTAGGCAGCAAAGTCTGCCTTTGGCGGCACCATGGATCAGGTCGCGCCACAACCGGCGCGCACATTCATCTGGATGCCCTCATAGTTGAGCGGCTTCTTGAAAGCCACGGTCTACGCGCCCTTTGTCCTGACGTTGGTTGGGGCAAGGTTCCGGAAAATACAGCAGAGGCCGTGGCCCTGACCCGCTTTGCCACCCGTTTTTTTGAACTGAATGCTCCGCACAAGGCCATTGACTGCCTCAAGCAGGCACTCATGCGTTCACCGGGAGCCGAAGTGGAAAAACAGATTTCCCAGATATTGGCTCTTATAGAACAGGTCCAGAAATCCCAAACGCCCTAA
- a CDS encoding glycosyltransferase family 4 protein: MKKVLLVGEFFWPSLGGIEVFLGDLGQELIKAGMAVEVATTRRKERESRSWRGIKIHEFDHWRLLNNAGQEELTRLINLIMNGNYDSVVILSHPDGWSMNIIAQPQPRPKMIFMPIINLANIGTWTVSRQLPLTVQCIGLADHVVRITESSCDAQLFTIAGVESKFIPHGIRQENPEVNFREHIGLAEDVPLFVMVANYWPVKNHIPLIQTVSNNLKGDWHLAIMGSPHVQGYFRQVCKTAEGDKRITVLPRQPREVASAAIRDADGLLLASAGEGCPLVILQAMSHGTPWIATPECGSVHEQAGGVVTPLNNFPDIMHRIITNKVVAEKLGGVGKAHWERSFAMDRVVNGFVDIINGKEPELKFEYDPALKAVNQKMVQALLK; encoded by the coding sequence ATGAAAAAAGTATTGTTGGTTGGTGAATTCTTTTGGCCGTCTTTGGGCGGCATCGAAGTCTTTCTCGGTGATCTGGGGCAGGAATTAATCAAAGCCGGCATGGCTGTTGAAGTTGCTACAACCCGGCGTAAAGAACGGGAATCCCGAAGCTGGCGCGGAATAAAGATCCATGAATTCGATCACTGGAGGCTCCTGAACAACGCCGGTCAGGAAGAACTCACCCGGCTCATAAATCTGATCATGAACGGCAATTATGATTCCGTTGTTATTCTCAGCCATCCGGATGGCTGGAGTATGAATATAATTGCCCAGCCCCAGCCCCGTCCCAAGATGATCTTCATGCCGATCATCAACCTGGCCAATATCGGTACCTGGACCGTTTCCCGGCAACTGCCGCTTACTGTCCAGTGCATCGGTCTGGCCGACCATGTCGTCCGTATTACGGAATCATCATGCGATGCCCAGCTGTTTACCATTGCAGGTGTCGAGTCTAAATTCATCCCGCACGGTATCAGGCAGGAAAATCCGGAAGTTAATTTCAGGGAACATATCGGTCTGGCAGAGGACGTCCCCCTGTTTGTCATGGTCGCAAACTACTGGCCGGTAAAGAACCATATCCCGTTGATCCAGACTGTCAGCAATAATCTGAAAGGGGACTGGCATCTGGCAATTATGGGCAGTCCCCATGTTCAGGGGTATTTTCGGCAAGTGTGCAAGACAGCTGAAGGAGACAAACGTATTACGGTTCTGCCGCGCCAGCCCCGCGAAGTTGCCTCTGCGGCCATCCGCGATGCCGACGGACTGCTGCTTGCCTCTGCCGGGGAAGGGTGTCCGCTGGTTATTTTGCAGGCTATGAGTCACGGCACTCCATGGATTGCCACCCCGGAATGCGGATCGGTACACGAACAGGCCGGTGGTGTTGTCACGCCGCTGAATAATTTCCCGGATATCATGCACAGAATTATCACTAACAAAGTTGTGGCTGAAAAACTGGGCGGTGTAGGCAAGGCGCATTGGGAACGCTCCTTTGCCATGGACCGGGTTGTCAACGGGTTTGTGGATATCATTAACGGGAAAGAGCCGGAGCTGAAATTTGAATACGATCCCGCACTGAAGGCTGTGAATCAAAAAATGGTCCAGGCGTTGCTTAAATAA
- a CDS encoding N-acetylneuraminate synthase family protein has translation MSCNNRLSPLFIAEVSSNHDCDLGRCYKFIDTAARIGCGAVKFQLFRIDELFAPEILERSEDHRNRVRWELPESFIQPIAERCRKQNVLFGCTPFYLDAVKILAPQVDFFKIASYELLWTELLESCAASGKPVVLSTGMADMNEIGAAVETLRKAGCADLTLLHCVSGYPAPVEQANLAAIETMRREFKCKIGWSDHTVSEGVVQRAVHKYDAQTVELHLDLDENGPEYDFGHCWLPHQLERMIANTRLGVNADGNGIKAPTEAELPDREWRADPKDGLRPLKSTRNTWKP, from the coding sequence TTGAGCTGCAACAATCGTTTATCTCCCCTCTTTATAGCCGAGGTATCCAGCAACCATGATTGCGATCTCGGCCGCTGTTACAAATTCATCGATACCGCCGCGCGCATAGGCTGCGGAGCGGTAAAATTCCAGCTGTTCAGGATAGACGAACTCTTTGCCCCGGAAATTCTGGAGCGCAGCGAAGACCACCGCAACCGGGTTCGCTGGGAGCTGCCGGAATCATTCATCCAGCCCATTGCCGAACGCTGCAGAAAACAGAACGTACTCTTCGGATGCACCCCGTTTTACCTTGATGCAGTTAAAATTCTGGCCCCGCAGGTGGACTTTTTCAAAATAGCCTCTTACGAACTGCTCTGGACCGAACTGCTTGAATCCTGCGCTGCCAGCGGCAAGCCTGTAGTGCTTTCCACCGGAATGGCCGATATGAATGAGATAGGGGCGGCTGTGGAGACCCTGCGCAAGGCAGGCTGCGCAGACCTGACCCTGCTGCACTGCGTATCCGGCTATCCGGCCCCGGTGGAGCAGGCCAATCTCGCGGCCATAGAAACCATGCGCAGGGAATTCAAATGCAAAATAGGCTGGTCTGATCATACTGTAAGCGAAGGTGTGGTCCAGCGGGCAGTGCATAAATACGATGCCCAGACAGTTGAACTGCATCTCGATCTGGACGAAAACGGGCCGGAATACGATTTCGGGCATTGCTGGCTGCCGCACCAGCTGGAAAGAATGATCGCCAATACCCGGCTGGGCGTGAACGCCGACGGCAACGGAATCAAAGCCCCTACGGAGGCAGAACTGCCGGACCGGGAATGGCGGGCAGATCCGAAGGACGGATTAAGACCCTTAAAATCAACAAGAAACACATGGAAGCCTTAA